A single Loxodonta africana isolate mLoxAfr1 chromosome 12, mLoxAfr1.hap2, whole genome shotgun sequence DNA region contains:
- the TMEM120A gene encoding ion channel TACAN isoform X3, with amino-acid sequence MQPPPPGPLDSCLQDWETLQQDFQSIQEAHRLYRLKLEELIKLQNNCTSSISRQKKRLQELALVLRKCKPSLPSGAEEAVQELENQIKERQGLFFDMEAYLPKKNGLYLSLVLGNVNVTLLSKQAKFAYKDEYEKFKLYLTIILILISFTCRFLLNSRVTDAAFNFLLVWYYCTLTIRESILINNGSRIKGWWVFHHYVSTFLSGVMLTWPDGLMYQRFRNQFLSFSMYQSFVQFLQYYYQSGCLYRLRALGERHTMDLTVEGFQSWMWRGLTFLLPFLFFGHFWQLFNALTLFNLARDPQCKEWQVLMCGLPFLLLFLGNFFTTLRVVHQKFHSQWHGSKKE; translated from the exons GAGGCCCACCGGCTGTACCGCCTGAAGCTGGAGGAGTTGATCAAGCTGCAGAACAATTGTACCAGCTCCATCAGTCGGCAGAAGAAGCGGCTCCAGGAGCTGGCCCTTGTCCTGAGGAA ATGCAAACCCTCCCTCCCGTCAGGGGCCGAGGAGGCTGTGCAGGAGCTCGAGAACCAGATCAAAGAGCGCCAAGGGCTCTTCTTTGACATGGAAGCCTATCTGCCCAAGAAGAACGG GTTGTACCTGAGTCTGGTCCTGGGTAACGTCAACGTGACACTCCTTAGCAAGCAGGCTAA GTTTGCCTACAAGGACGAGTACGAGAAGTTTAAGCTCTACCTCACCATCATCCTTATCCTCATCTCCTTCACCTGCCGCTTCCTCCTCAACTCCAG GGTGACAGATGCTGCCTTCAACTTCCTGCTGGTCTGGTATTACTGCACCCTGACCATCAGAGAGAGCATTCTGATCAACAACGGCTCCCG GATCAAAGGCTGGTGGGTTTTCCATCACTACGTGTCTACGTTCCTGTCGGGAGTCATGCTGACATG GCCCGATGGCCTCATGTACCAGAGGTTCCGGAACCAATTCCTGTCCTTCTCCATGTACCAGA GCTTCGTGCAGTTCCTGCAGTATTACTACCAGAGTGGCTGCCTGTACCGCCTGCGGGCCCTGGGCGAGAGGCATACCATGGACCTCACTGTTG AGGGCTTCCAATCCTGGATGTGGCGGGGCCTCACCTTCCTGCTgccctttcttttctttggaCAT ttCTGGCAGCTTTTTAACGCACTGACCCTGTTTAACCTGGCCCGGGACCCTCAGTGCAAGGAGTGGCAG gTGCTCATGTGcggcctccccttcctcctcctcttcctcggCAATTTCTTCACCACCCTGCGGGTCGTGCACCAGAAGTTCCACAGTCAGTGGcatgggagcaagaaagaatga
- the TMEM120A gene encoding ion channel TACAN isoform X2 has protein sequence MQPPPPGPLDSCLQDWETLQQDFQSIQEAHRLYRLKLEELIKLQNNCTSSISRQKKRLQELALVLRKCKPSLPSGAEEAVQELENQIKERQGLFFDMEAYLPKKNGLYLSLVLGNVNVTLLSKQAKWVSQLGATPCAFSRLSGANPLYPVPRVTDAAFNFLLVWYYCTLTIRESILINNGSRIKGWWVFHHYVSTFLSGVMLTWPDGLMYQRFRNQFLSFSMYQSFVQFLQYYYQSGCLYRLRALGERHTMDLTVGAHVRPPLPPPLPRQFLHHPAGRAPEVPQSVAWEQERMRLGLPLQPACLLQQLLALRGCFITGCLRGGRCPSCRRVSFALPWVLWALWALKATLERKTWVCAPALTGS, from the exons GAGGCCCACCGGCTGTACCGCCTGAAGCTGGAGGAGTTGATCAAGCTGCAGAACAATTGTACCAGCTCCATCAGTCGGCAGAAGAAGCGGCTCCAGGAGCTGGCCCTTGTCCTGAGGAA ATGCAAACCCTCCCTCCCGTCAGGGGCCGAGGAGGCTGTGCAGGAGCTCGAGAACCAGATCAAAGAGCGCCAAGGGCTCTTCTTTGACATGGAAGCCTATCTGCCCAAGAAGAACGG GTTGTACCTGAGTCTGGTCCTGGGTAACGTCAACGTGACACTCCTTAGCAAGCAGGCTAA GTGGGTGTCCCAGCTCGGGGCTACACCCTGTGCCTTCTCGAGGCTCTCTGGTGCCAACCCTCTGTACCCTGTCCCCAGGGTGACAGATGCTGCCTTCAACTTCCTGCTGGTCTGGTATTACTGCACCCTGACCATCAGAGAGAGCATTCTGATCAACAACGGCTCCCG GATCAAAGGCTGGTGGGTTTTCCATCACTACGTGTCTACGTTCCTGTCGGGAGTCATGCTGACATG GCCCGATGGCCTCATGTACCAGAGGTTCCGGAACCAATTCCTGTCCTTCTCCATGTACCAGA GCTTCGTGCAGTTCCTGCAGTATTACTACCAGAGTGGCTGCCTGTACCGCCTGCGGGCCCTGGGCGAGAGGCATACCATGGACCTCACTGTTG gTGCTCATGTGcggcctccccttcctcctcctcttcctcggCAATTTCTTCACCACCCTGCGGGTCGTGCACCAGAAGTTCCACAGTCAGTGGcatgggagcaagaaagaatgaggcTGGGCCTTCCCCTGCAGCCAGCATGTCTCCTGCAGCAGCTCCTGGCCCTAAGGGGTTGCTTCATTACGGGTTGTCTAAGGGGTGGGAGGTGCCCCTCGTGTAGGAGGGTCTCATTCGCTCTCCCCTGGGTTTTGTGGGCTCTGTGGGCCCTGAAGGCTACCCTGGAGAGGAAGACCTGGGTTTGTGCCCCAGCCCTCACAGGGAGCTGA
- the TMEM120A gene encoding ion channel TACAN isoform X1: MQPPPPGPLDSCLQDWETLQQDFQSIQEAHRLYRLKLEELIKLQNNCTSSISRQKKRLQELALVLRKCKPSLPSGAEEAVQELENQIKERQGLFFDMEAYLPKKNGLYLSLVLGNVNVTLLSKQAKFAYKDEYEKFKLYLTIILILISFTCRFLLNSRVTDAAFNFLLVWYYCTLTIRESILINNGSRIKGWWVFHHYVSTFLSGVMLTWPDGLMYQRFRNQFLSFSMYQSFVQFLQYYYQSGCLYRLRALGERHTMDLTVGAHVRPPLPPPLPRQFLHHPAGRAPEVPQSVAWEQERMRLGLPLQPACLLQQLLALRGCFITGCLRGGRCPSCRRVSFALPWVLWALWALKATLERKTWVCAPALTGS; this comes from the exons GAGGCCCACCGGCTGTACCGCCTGAAGCTGGAGGAGTTGATCAAGCTGCAGAACAATTGTACCAGCTCCATCAGTCGGCAGAAGAAGCGGCTCCAGGAGCTGGCCCTTGTCCTGAGGAA ATGCAAACCCTCCCTCCCGTCAGGGGCCGAGGAGGCTGTGCAGGAGCTCGAGAACCAGATCAAAGAGCGCCAAGGGCTCTTCTTTGACATGGAAGCCTATCTGCCCAAGAAGAACGG GTTGTACCTGAGTCTGGTCCTGGGTAACGTCAACGTGACACTCCTTAGCAAGCAGGCTAA GTTTGCCTACAAGGACGAGTACGAGAAGTTTAAGCTCTACCTCACCATCATCCTTATCCTCATCTCCTTCACCTGCCGCTTCCTCCTCAACTCCAG GGTGACAGATGCTGCCTTCAACTTCCTGCTGGTCTGGTATTACTGCACCCTGACCATCAGAGAGAGCATTCTGATCAACAACGGCTCCCG GATCAAAGGCTGGTGGGTTTTCCATCACTACGTGTCTACGTTCCTGTCGGGAGTCATGCTGACATG GCCCGATGGCCTCATGTACCAGAGGTTCCGGAACCAATTCCTGTCCTTCTCCATGTACCAGA GCTTCGTGCAGTTCCTGCAGTATTACTACCAGAGTGGCTGCCTGTACCGCCTGCGGGCCCTGGGCGAGAGGCATACCATGGACCTCACTGTTG gTGCTCATGTGcggcctccccttcctcctcctcttcctcggCAATTTCTTCACCACCCTGCGGGTCGTGCACCAGAAGTTCCACAGTCAGTGGcatgggagcaagaaagaatgaggcTGGGCCTTCCCCTGCAGCCAGCATGTCTCCTGCAGCAGCTCCTGGCCCTAAGGGGTTGCTTCATTACGGGTTGTCTAAGGGGTGGGAGGTGCCCCTCGTGTAGGAGGGTCTCATTCGCTCTCCCCTGGGTTTTGTGGGCTCTGTGGGCCCTGAAGGCTACCCTGGAGAGGAAGACCTGGGTTTGTGCCCCAGCCCTCACAGGGAGCTGA
- the LOC100658233 gene encoding NADPH--cytochrome P450 reductase isoform X2: protein MGDSNVDTSATMSEAVTEEMSLFSMTDMILFSLIVGLLTYWFLFRKKKDEIPAFTKIQPTTSSAKESSFVEKMKKTGRNIIVFYGSQTGTAEEFANRLSKDAHRYGMRGMAADPEEYDLADLSSLAEIDNSLAVFCMATYGEGDPTDNAQDFYDWLQEADVDLSGVKYAVFGLGNKTYEHFNAMGKYVDKRLEQLGARRIFELGLGDDDGNLEEDFITWREQFWPAVCEHFGVEATGEESSIRQYELVVHTDMDIAKVYMGEIGRLKSYENQKPPFDAKNPFLATVTTNRKLNQGTERHLMHLELDISDSKIRYESGDHVAVYPANDSTLVNQLGEILGADLNVIMSLNNLDEESNKKHPFPCPTSYRTALTYYLDITNPPRTNVLYELAQYASEPSEQEQLRKMASSSGEGKELYLSWVVEARRHILAILQDYPSLRPPIDHLCELLPRLQARYYSIASSSKVHPNSVHICAVAVEYETKSGRVNKGVATSWLRAKEPVEENGHRPLVPMFVRKSQFRLPFKATTPVIMVGPGTGIAPFIGFIQERAWLKQQGKDVGETLLYYGCRRSDEDYLYREELAQFHKDGALTQLNVAFSREQAHKVYVQHLLKRDKEHLWKLIHKGGAHIYVCGDARNMARDVQNTFYDIVAELGDMEHAQAVDYIKKLMTKGRYSLDVWS from the exons GACCTCCTCGGCCAAAGAGAGCAGCTTTGTGGAAAAGATGAAGAAGACG GGGAGGAACATCATCGTGTTCTATGGCTCCCAGACGGGGACCGCCGAGGAATTTGCCAACCGCCTATCCAAAGACGCCCACCGCTATGGGATGCGAGGCATGGCAGCAGACCCTGAGGAGTATGACCTG GCCGACCTGAGCAGCCTGGCCGAGATAGACAACTCCCTGGCAGTTTTCTGCATGGCGACCTATGGTGAGGGGGACCCCACCGACAATGCCCAGGACTTCTATGACTGGCTGCAGGAGGCTGATGTGGACCTCTCTGGGGTCAAGTATGCG GTGTTTGGCCTCGGAAACAAGACCTACGAGCACTTTAATGCCATGGGCAAGTACGTGGACAAGCGGCTGGAGCAGCTGGGAGCAAGGCGCATCTTTGAGCTGGGGTTGGGAGATGATGACGGGAA CTTGGAGGAGGATTTCATCACATGGCGAGAGCAGTTCTGGCCGGCCGTGTGCGAGCACTTTGGGGTGGAAGCCACTGGAGAGGAGTCTAG CATTCGCCAGTATGAGCTTGTGGTCCACACAGACATGGACATAGCCAAGGTGTACATGGGAGAGATAGGCCGCCTGAAGAGCTATGAGAACCAGAAACC TCCCTTTGATGCCAAGAATCCATTCTTGGCTACAGTTACTACCAACCGGAAGCTGAACCAGGGGACTGAGCGGCACCTCATGCACTTGGAATTAGACATCTCAGATTCCAAAATCAG GTATGAGTCCGGGGACCACGTTGCTGTTTACCCAGCCAATGACTCCACCCTCGTCAACCAGCTTGGTGAGATCCTGGGTGCCGACCTGAATGTCATTATGTCCCTGAACAATCTCGATG AGGAGTCCAACAAGAAACACCCCTTCCCCTGCCCCACCTCCTACCGCACGGCCCTCACCTACTACCTGGATATCACCAACCCGCCCCGCACCAACGTCCTCTATGAGCTGGCCCAGTACGCCTCAGAGCCCAGTGAGCAGGAACAACTGCGCAAGATGGCCTCCTCCTCGGGCGAGGGCAAG GAGCTGTACCTGAGCTGGGTGGTGGAGGCCCGGAGGCATATTCTGGCGATCCTGCAGGACTACCCATCCCTGCGGCCCCCCATCGACCACCTGTGTGAGCTGCTGCCTCGGCTCCAGGCCCGCTACTACTCCATTGCCTCATCCTCCAAG GTCCACCCCAACTCCGTGCACATCTGTGCCGTGGCTGTGGAGTACGAGACCAAGTCTGGCCGAGTCAACAAGGGCGTGGCCACCAGCTGGCTGAGGGCCAAGGAGCCTGTTGAGGAGAACGGCCACCGGCCTCTGGTGCCCATGTTCGTGCGCAAGTCCCAGTTCCGCCTGCCCTTCAAGGCCACCACGCCTGTTATCATGGTGGGCCCTGGCACTGGCATTGCCCCCTTCATAGGCTTCATCCAGGAGCGGGCCTGGCTGAAGCAGCAGG GTAAGGATGTCGGGGAGACGCTGCTCTACTACGGCTGCCGCCGGTCTGATGAAGACTACCTGTACCGCGAGGAGCTGGCCCAGTTCCACAAGGATGGCGCCCTCACCCAGCTCAATGTGGCCTTCTCCCGGGAGCAGGCCCACAAG GTCTATGTGCAGCACTTACTGAAGAGAGACAAGGAACACCTGTGGAAGCTGATCCACAAAGGCGGTGCCCACATCTACGTCTGTGG GGATGCTCGGAACATGGCGAGGGACGTGCAGAACACCTTCTATGACATTGTGGCCGAGCTTGGGGACATGGAGCACGCCCAGGCTGTGGACTACATCAAGAAGCTGATGACCAAAGGCCGCTACTCCCTGGACGTGTGGAGCTAG